A window from Chrysemys picta bellii isolate R12L10 chromosome 2, ASM1138683v2, whole genome shotgun sequence encodes these proteins:
- the C2H18orf21 gene encoding UPF0711 protein C18orf21 homolog isoform X1 — MSRRRWFLEGAARALMGTCPAQARFLMWTLHSKKDNKTNRERICPYCFQFLVPDNHRVRLKPKMKLTPRIQKLLNREAKNHKLNLKQTKLLKKYKDSRSVLLVTCNTCNKTTRHHGKSRDFLATATSRSGTPMCKPDPKTPISANKMTPLNHSKSGSTSKSPASTSRTCMSGQSPSSSFPKTPKNTKFHFTQLKWLLNLEEKQKSQKKMDLKNFLSSL, encoded by the exons ATGTCGAGGCGCCGGTGGTTCCTGGAAGGGGCGGCTCGGGCGCTGATGGGCACGTGCCCGGCTCAGGCCCGATTCCTGAT GTGGACGCTTCATTCCAAAAAAG ATAACAAAACCAACAGAGAAAGGATATGCCCTTACTGTTTCCAGTTTCTGGTTCCTGATAACCACAGAGTACGTCTCAAACCCAAGATGAAACTGACTCCACGGATACAGAAACTTCTTAATCGGGAGGCAAAGAACCATAAACTCAATTTGAAACAGACAAAGCTTTTGAAAAAGTACAAGGACTCAAGAAGTGTTCTG CTGGTTACTTGCAACACATGCAACAAAACAACAAGACATCATGGTAAAAGCAGAGATTTTCTGGCAACAGCAACAAGCCGTTCTGGTACTCCGATGTGTAAACCAGACCCAAAGACTCCGATATCTGCAAACAAAATGACACCTTTAAACCACAGTAAATCTGGATCTACAAGCAAGAGTCCAGCATCAACTTCCAG AACATGCATGTCTGGACAGTCACCATCCAGTTCTTTCCCCAAGACTCCCAAAAACACTAAATTTCATTTTACTCAGCTAAAATGGTTGCTTAAtcttgaagaaaaacaaaagagcCAGAAGAAGATGGACCTGAAAAACTTCTTGTCTTCACTTTGA
- the C2H18orf21 gene encoding UPF0711 protein C18orf21 homolog isoform X2 — translation MTRRTCDRDAARHCGGRFIPKKDNKTNRERICPYCFQFLVPDNHRVRLKPKMKLTPRIQKLLNREAKNHKLNLKQTKLLKKYKDSRSVLLVTCNTCNKTTRHHGKSRDFLATATSRSGTPMCKPDPKTPISANKMTPLNHSKSGSTSKSPASTSRTCMSGQSPSSSFPKTPKNTKFHFTQLKWLLNLEEKQKSQKKMDLKNFLSSL, via the exons ATGACAAGGAGAACATGTGACAGGGATGCAGCAAGGCACTGTG GTGGACGCTTCATTCCAAAAAA AGATAACAAAACCAACAGAGAAAGGATATGCCCTTACTGTTTCCAGTTTCTGGTTCCTGATAACCACAGAGTACGTCTCAAACCCAAGATGAAACTGACTCCACGGATACAGAAACTTCTTAATCGGGAGGCAAAGAACCATAAACTCAATTTGAAACAGACAAAGCTTTTGAAAAAGTACAAGGACTCAAGAAGTGTTCTG CTGGTTACTTGCAACACATGCAACAAAACAACAAGACATCATGGTAAAAGCAGAGATTTTCTGGCAACAGCAACAAGCCGTTCTGGTACTCCGATGTGTAAACCAGACCCAAAGACTCCGATATCTGCAAACAAAATGACACCTTTAAACCACAGTAAATCTGGATCTACAAGCAAGAGTCCAGCATCAACTTCCAG AACATGCATGTCTGGACAGTCACCATCCAGTTCTTTCCCCAAGACTCCCAAAAACACTAAATTTCATTTTACTCAGCTAAAATGGTTGCTTAAtcttgaagaaaaacaaaagagcCAGAAGAAGATGGACCTGAAAAACTTCTTGTCTTCACTTTGA
- the LOC135981442 gene encoding uncharacterized protein LOC135981442, with product MESQDRKRAPAWTEREVRDLLAIWEDESVLAELRSSKRNGKVLAKVSKAMKDRGHNRDTQQCHVKIKELRQAYHKAREANGRSGAEPQTCRFYAELHAILGGAATTTPTVCFDSINGETHRDDGSGNEEDEDGGTVGSSQQQESGETGFPNSQDMFVTLDLEPVTPELTQDPQGTQETSAANVSPSQRLVNIRKRKRRTRDDMFTELQMSSHADRAQQNAWRQSMSDMRKAQYEREERWRAEWRDEKSKWRAEDDRWCQLADRRQESMLRLLEHQTDMLERMVELQERQQEQRPPLQPLFNQQPSSPSSIASSPRRPRTRWGGLRPPSHSTPDDRPSIRRLAFNKT from the exons atggagtcccaggatcgcaaaagagctccagcatggaccgaacgggaggtacgggatctgctcgccatatgggaagatgaatcagtgctagctgaactccgtagcagtaaaagaaatggcaaagtattagcaaaggtctccaaggccatgaaggaccgaggtcataacagggacacacagcagtgccacgtgaaaattaaggagctacggcaagcctaccacaaagccagagaagcaaacggaaggtccggggcagagccgcaaacttgccgcttctacgcggagctgcatgccattctagggggtgcagccaccactaccccaaccgtgtgctttgactccatcaatggagaaacacacagggatgacggttcggggaacgaggaagatgaggatggaggtactgtaggtagctcacagcagcaagaaagcggagaaaccggtttccccaacagccaggatatgtttgtgaccctggacctggaaccagtaacccccgaactcacccaagaccctcagggcacacaggagacctctg ctgcaaatgtttctccttcgcagaggctagtgaacattagaaagagaaaacgtaggacgcgggacgatatgttcacggagctgcagatgtcctcccacgctgatagagcacagcagaatgcgtggaggcagtcaatgtcggacatgagaaaagcacaatatgaacgagaggagaggtggcgggctgaatggcgggatgaaaagagcaagtggcgggctgaagacgataggtggtgtcaacttgcagacagacggcaagagtcaatgctccgtctgctggagcatcaaactgatatgctcgagcgtatggttgagctgcaggaaaggcagcaggagcagagaccgccgctacagcccctgtttaaccaacagccctcctccccaagttccatagcctcctcacccagacgcccaagaacacggtgggggggcctccgtccacccagtcactccaccccagatgatcgcccaagcatcagaaggctggccttcaataagacttaa